The Pieris napi chromosome 4, ilPieNapi1.2, whole genome shotgun sequence DNA segment TGAACTATCAATTCGCACTCAAACTTCTTGAGATTCTTcaataaatttcgggtgttatttttcttatatgtttgaatatatgtacatatttgtaCTGTCTACATTCTTGCTGTTCGTACATTGCAAATATTGGTTATGATCCGTTCACTTTACTGTTATTAACTTTGTGCGTGATTCTGAATTAATGAAATGGGGTGCTTTAACACCGGCTTTAGCTtttttgaatgaaaaatgCTTACTCTGAAAATCACTTTTTTACTTCCGTACGATTTATTCAATGCAATTAGGTCAAAGTTTACTAGTTTAATTTTGACAGAGCCTTTCCAATAATGTGTGACTGGAACTTcttttattacataagcaCACTTCTTACATGTTGTCTTGAATATGCTTTACATTTCACGATTGAAAAAGCATTACGTTTTTCTTAAATagatattagatattattttcttaacaaTCATAGTTACATAAGCTCTGTAgtgaaataaatgtatagttaaatatgtcGGCACGCTATCTCTATATctattctcgtgtcacaatgttcgttcccatactccgaaacgactcgaccgattcttatgaaattttttatgcatattcagtaagtctgagaatcggctactagtTACCTTTCAACCCCCTAAATGATAAGGAGTGgggataaaatttattaatttaattttttcattttattgcaTTCAAATATACAACTctaaattttcacccctctacgatcaacccctattttttatttcttaattaaaacttttgcCTTGAACTccgaggtttatatagagaaaagtTCACAgagaaacctaaaaagttttcatccCGGAAAACTGAACATTCTCTGgagtagcatagcaaaatgtgccatgttggtatgtactaaaaaggtagactacgtaaaatcaaattaaggaGAAACAAAGTTCGCGGGAgcagctagtattataatataaatgtggccaatggtatttttattaggCAGCTACAGAGAAATATTATTGAactgtgttttattttcagataaaCAGTAGCTGAATCTAATAAGCTGTCATGAAAGGTTGTCTTATTCGATTTTATATTTGGTGATGTGCTACATTTGCGGTTGTTTTGCCTGGTCTTTGGACTTAATTCAGAGGTAActgaatttgtaaaataacttGCTAGATGGCTATCTTCAATCTAGAAAtcacaaatatttaagttaaggCGACCCGACAGTGATAAGAGTCAAGGAATCTCTTTTTTTCGTCGGAGGAAGAGCAGCAATTCCATTCCTCCATACACATCTCTATAATATAAGACTATATATATCTACTCGATATTTGTAATGTCAGTTAAAAGAGGCGTTCTTTACTAGGCTTGCACGTAAAGCATTACTAAACGAGTTTCATGAAATATACAATCGCTACGTAATTAGTAGTCTGCCCCCGCTAATAGAAAATACTTATTGTAtcgccggaaatcgagatcaCTAGGATACTATTTTATAGGTATAGactaactatataaaaatgtagtaCTAAGACTTACTCAATCGTTATCGAGTTATTAACGATAGCGCCATTGTTGAATGGCGGTAACAAAGTTATTGTTAGAGtcaaaaaaagtcaaaatcatttattcatattggtaacataatgtacacttatgaacgtaaaatatgcttctaatattatatttactgacagttctcaaatcaattGCGTATAACGGAAAagaagaactggtaataaagtctccgccactctttttaatcgccaagttttttgttttacacaacgctTGTAAAGAGCTACGACCATTACACCATATTCAacatgacatcttaaataaaaaataataataaaataaatttaaaacaatgatTTGTCCTcacaaatctttatttaactGATAGAggtatcagcaggaggcatggtgaaataggagcacgcactgaTATTCTTGTgtgaacaacacgcaaatgaTCTGATCTGAAAGATATGAGCGCATCTCAGTACCTGACCTgtgtataaacaaataattctgGTCTTTCAGAATATTAACATTCTTCTTATCCTGTTGGTTGATGGTGGCTGTATGCTGTGGGCTGACGATAGCAGTGGTCGCAGGCGTTGCCTATGGTTACAACTACTGTATGGCAGAGTTCGTGACATTAACACGTACGTAATGTTTGGCTACGATCATAGACAAGATGAATGTCACCCCAAGGCTGTGTCTAATCAAGCATAATTCATAGAATTTGCATATGTGTGAAATGAAATAGAGAACAGAGTGGTGACACTAGTTTTAGTAAAAGTTCCACACGTTAAACCTTACGTATATCTTAACTATCTATTACTCGGAAGATGGTAAAATTCAATAGTTTACTTTAACTTTTCAGAAGCTGATGTTCGAGTTTATATGCGCCGCGGACAGTTCTATGACCAGCCAGACTTGATATCAAATAAACACCGAAGAATGGGAGATACAGAAAGTTAGTTAAAACCCCTCCTACGGGTTTTTTGAAGTCAACTTAAATTACATGAATTTTCTttagaacatttttttctcaacaaagtatttattgtgatggtggttaagtatagATTTTCGTAACCTAAGAAAGTAAAGAtcctaaaaattaatttctgaGCGATAAGTGGTGATTATTAACCAGTTTTTAcctaataatagttaaaatttatttaagcagACAATCATAAGTATATATGGTTAGCATTGTGTTAGTTACAATATCttcctatatattatattagtagcttattcaatcataaaaataaaaattacacaccccccccccttttttttttacatgtgGTATGTCCATGACAATGACACATGTATCACCGCCACCTATTACAACGATTAACCCACTCTCATTTTACCGATTGTGAAATATGTAtgaatgtataataaatgtatttgcagacatttcatataatttaactAGTGATTACCAAGACTACGTAAATAAAGACGAGCCGTTATCACAGAAGTGGTCTAAGGGACAGGATAACCGTATATATGCAGAGAAATTAACGAAATATTCTGAAAGCAGAAGAAAAGAGCCGGTTAATAGAGAGGTAAGTTTAATGGAGAGTAGCATATGTAACCCACAAACGCCAGTCGAATTTATAGTGATAATGTTATATCTATACTATTACACACTACGACAAATGCCCTGTTGATAAACAAACCTCTGgccctcaaatttctgtatctgcttcgtcatcatttgtttttaataagcaagtgatcagccttctgtgcctgacacgagCCGTCGAGATAttaggtctaagacatgcTGTTTTCCTCATCATGATTTCTTTCACCGtacgaacgaatgttaaatgcgcacataaaaaatccattggtTCACAGCTAGGGTTTGAACCTTCGACCTTCGAATGAAAGTCACATACTGAAACCACTAGGTCACTGCTATGTGGATAATGATACTTATTTTGCagtgtattaaaaattaagtcatataatgaatttaaaatctgagattgtaatttataatttcatcTCGAAACTAAAATTTCGTCGACTacaaacgtatttttttattaaatataggtTTTCTTACAACCCTTATTAGCGATTAAACGATACTCGGTCGCGTACGAACTTACTCAGAAAAGGAACATTTATTTACGCGTGTTTTGACCCTAAACTGCCTTtgagacggatatatttagttgcacactagctgaattcacaagatgtagttataaaatggtttaggttttaagttttaattgttgtgtttatattatgtttttagttaAGTTTTCAATTgaattagtattaagttactgtaaaaaggaaataaggaaaatacatacaattattgttaCGAGGTGTTAAGCACAGAAGGATGGTTACCTACAGCCTTCTCTGAAAGAAGCTGGAAAAAATGAGTCCCAATTCACCACTTCAAAAAATAGATATTGCACAATATAATTATGAACGTTTAACAATCATATTTTGCTGATTATAGATTTTTCAAATACTTAAACTTggaaacaaaatacatattttgccCTCGTCTTACGAAATTGACaagatatgattttttttatcgatTTACAGTCTTTTACTTAACTTACGTATTAAGTGATATTCAATGAATATCCTTTATATAccttttatatgtaaatttgaTTTCAGATGCTGTACTACAAATTCACGACAGCACCCACACGTCGCATTTCTATAACGGCGAATCCAATATTCTCGACGACGATATGGCATAGCGGATCGTCAGAAATTATTATGCGGCAATTTGAACCAATTAATGACATTAATTCAAAAAACGAGGAAAGTAACTCAAATGAAGATATAGAAACCACGCAATCTATTTCACCTGATATCAAAATTATCGTTGAAGACAGCCCCAAGAGGTAAGGGAATTTTTCCTATactggaataaaaataaatcaattgcGCTACAGTCTTttca contains these protein-coding regions:
- the LOC125049070 gene encoding uncharacterized protein LOC125049070; translated protein: MCYICGCFAWSLDLIQRILTFFLSCWLMVAVCCGLTIAVVAGVAYGYNYCMAEFVTLTQADVRVYMRRGQFYDQPDLISNKHRRMGDTENISYNLTSDYQDYVNKDEPLSQKWSKGQDNRIYAEKLTKYSESRRKEPVNREMLYYKFTTAPTRRISITANPIFSTTIWHSGSSEIIMRQFEPINDINSKNEESNSNEDIETTQSISPDIKIIVEDSPKSNEPKMRDWKPSPRPVVHDYLAEVDEDEIVYKAV